CGTCGCCGGCGCTGACGTGTTCGTGGATGCCCAGATTGCTGACGTCGATCTCGAGATGCTCGGGAATGGCGTTCGCGGGCCCGGAGACCTCGAGTTCGTGGGTGATGACGTCCATCACGGCGCCGGAGTTGCGAACGCCCTCGGCGACACCGACGGTGACGATCGGCAATCGAGCGTCGATGGTTTCGTCGGCCGAGACCCGTTGCAGATCGGCGTGCACCACCCGCTGCGAGACCGGATGGAGCTGAATCTCGCGCACGAGCGCGGTCTGGCGCTTTTTGGCGCTGTCGGTCAAGGTGAGAATGGCGTTGCGCCCCGCGCGATGGAGGACTTCCTCGAACTCGTGCGCGTCGACGGAGACGTGCTCCGCGGAGACGCCGTGCCCGTAGAGCACGGCCGGAAGCTTACCGGCGGCGCGCAGTGCGTTTGCGCCGGTCGTCCCTAGCTTACCGCGCCGCTCGACGGCGAGCGAAAATTCTTTTTTGGCCACGACTTCCTTTATAAACGAAGAACCTAAAGGGCCGCAACTGCCTCCGGCGGCGGTCCGAGGAGTGCGTCGGGCATTTCATCGCCGGCGAAGAGCTCGGAG
This Candidatus Eremiobacterota bacterium DNA region includes the following protein-coding sequences:
- a CDS encoding 50S ribosomal protein L25 yields the protein MAKKEFSLAVERRGKLGTTGANALRAAGKLPAVLYGHGVSAEHVSVDAHEFEEVLHRAGRNAILTLTDSAKKRQTALVREIQLHPVSQRVVHADLQRVSADETIDARLPIVTVGVAEGVRNSGAVMDVITHELEVSGPANAIPEHLEIDVSNLGIHEHVSAGDVALPAGFRLLTPAETTVVAIEASRTARELEEAAAPAEGAAEPEVIGAAESGTSSEGQ